The Arachis hypogaea cultivar Tifrunner chromosome 14, arahy.Tifrunner.gnm2.J5K5, whole genome shotgun sequence genome has a segment encoding these proteins:
- the LOC112743052 gene encoding putative sucrose transport protein SUC6 → MFAGAVGATIAFLTIGFAKDIGYTFGNNLSEYTQYRALIIFGIGLWMLEISINMIDVRCRDFLDDLASRNQPKIRLAYQFFSFIMAVENELGYLAALFSRFDVMLAFTMTKACDRFCANAKNISIFSILLLPLLTAVALSYIQNKLALPEEESSVREEEDD, encoded by the coding sequence ATGTTTGCGGGTGCCGTTGGCGCCACAATAGCTTTTTTGACAATTGGATTCGCCAAAGACATTGGGTACACCTTTGGAAACAACCTCTCCGAGTATACTCAGTATCGCGCCTTAATCATTTTTGGGATCGGATTGTGGATGTTGGAGATTTCGATCAACATGATCGATGTCCGCTGCAGAGACTTCCTTGATGATCTTGCTAGCAGAAACCAACCAAAGATCAGACTAGCATACCAGTTCTTCTCATTCATCATGGCAGTCGAAAATGAACTGGGTTACTTGGCCGCATTATTTAGTAGATTCGATGTTATGTTGGCATTCACCATGACAAAAGCATGTGATAGGTTCTGCGCAAATGCGAAAAACATATCAATTTTTTCAATTCTTCTTCTACCGTTATTGACGGCTGTGGCTTTATCCTACATCCAGAACAAGCTAGCATTACCTGAGGAGGAGTCAAGTGTGAGGGAAGAGGAAGATGACTGA
- the LOC112743053 gene encoding putative sucrose transport protein SUC6 — protein sequence MLSILEEVFSKGVPNVFGESNSKKSYGGANGTCKHKRTVPPPEFTALTRWIPTAMEATKTYFHTEIGSAGVEPDSVGELMAIEEEESGSTPAEPISVWKLVLVASIAVGIHLVNAVQIARLIPIYVEFGIPDKWTYLVWLVGAVSSSVFHPLLSYYSNTCKLGWRHHPFMFVGAVGATIPFWTIGFAKDIGYAFGDNLSEYTQYRALIIFGIELWMLEISINMIDARCRDFLGDLASRDQPKNRLAYRFFSFIMAVRNELGYLAALFSRFDVMLAFTTTKACDRFCANSQSFFYRY from the exons ATGCTGAGTATACTCGAAGAGGTTTTCTCCAAAGGCGTACCCAATGTCTTTGGCGAATCCAATAGTAAAAAAAGCTATGGTGGCGCCAACGGCACCTGCAAACATAAAAGGACGGTGCCGCCACCCGAGTTTACAG CGTTGACAAGGTGGATCCCAACAGCGATGGAGGCCACCAAAACATACTTCCACACTGAGATTGGCTCCGCCGGTGTGGAGCCTGATTCTGTCGGTGAACTCATGGCTATCGAAGAAGAAG AATCAGGCTCCACACCGGCGGAGCCAATCTCAGTATGGAAGCTGGTTTTGGTGGCCTCCATCGCTGTCGGGATCCACCTTGTCAACGCTGTCCAGATAGCAAGGCTAATACCAATATATGTGGAGTTCGGAATACCAGATAAATGGACTTATTTAGTGTGGCTCGTCGGTGCCGTTTCTAGCTCTGTTTTCCATCCCTTACTTAGTTATTACAGCAACACCTGTAAACTCGGGTGGCGGCACCATCCTTTTATGTTTGTGGGTGCCGTTGGCGCCACCATACCTTTTTGGACAATTGGATTCGCCAAAGACATTGGGTATGCCTTTGGAGACAACCTCTCCGAGTATACTCAGTATCGCGCCTTAATCATTTTTGGGATCGAATTGTGGATGTTGGAGATTTCGATCAACATGATCGATGCCCGCTGCAGAGACTTCCTTGGTGATCTTGCCAGCAGAGACCAACCAAAGAACAGACTGGCATACCGGTTCTTCTCATTCATCATGGCAGTTAGAAATGAACTGGGTTACTTGGCCGCATTATTTAGTAGATTCGATGTTATGTTGGCATTCACCACGACAAAAGCATGTGATAGGTTCTGTGCAAATTCTCAATCTTTCTTCTACCGTTATTGA
- the LOC140178695 gene encoding sucrose transport protein SUC1-like, with protein MLEISINMIDVRCRDFLDDLASRDQPKIRLAYQFFSFFMAVINELGYLATLFSRFDVLLAFTVTKACDRFCANMKSISIFLIFLLPLLTAVAVFCVQKKPALPEEESSEREKDDDRCALVKCFGEMFRTIKRLNKTQRVIQPLHGPKHFSEAFN; from the coding sequence ATGTTGGAAATTTCGATCAACATGATCGATGTCCGGTGCAGAGACTTCCTGGATGATCTTGCCAGCAGAGACCAACCAAAGATCAGACTGGCATACCAATTCTTCTCATTCTTCATGGCAGTCATAAACGAACTGGGTTACTTGGCCACCTTATTTAGCAGATTCGATGTTTTGTTGGCATTCACCGTGACAAAAGCTTGTGATAGGTTCTGCGCAAATATGAAAAGCATATCAATTTTCTTAATCTTTCTTCTACCGTTATTGACGGCTGTGGCTGTGTTCTGCGTCCAGAAAAAGCCAGCATTACCTGAGGAGGAGTCAAGTGAGAGAGAAAAGGATGATGACAGATGCGCACTAGTTAAATGCTTCGGAGAAATGTTTCGGACCATAAAGAGGCTAAATAAAACCCAACGTGTTATTCAGCCTCTTCATGGTCCGAAACATTTCTCGGAAGCATTTAACTAG
- the LOC112743054 gene encoding putative sucrose transport protein SUC6, with amino-acid sequence MFAGVVGATVAFLTIGFAKDIGYAFGDNLSEYTQHRPLIIFGIGLWMLEISINMIDSRCRDFRHDLASRDQPKIKLVYQFFSFFMAVRNELGYLGALFSRFNVLLAFTVIKACDRLCANVKSISIFSVLLLPLLTAVAVFCVQKKPAFPKKESSEREEDDDRCVLVKCFREMFRTMKRLNKTQHVIQPLHGPKHFSKAFN; translated from the coding sequence ATGTTTGCGGGTGTCGTTGGGGCCACCGTAGCTTTTTTGACAATTGGATTCGCCAAAGACATTGGGTACGCCTTTGGAGACAACCTCTCCGAGTATACTCAGCATCGCCCCTTAATCATTTTTGGAATCGGATTATGGATGTTGGAGATTTCGATTAACATGATTGATTCCCGCTGCAGAGACTTCCGGCATGATCTTGCCAGCAGAGACCAACCAAAGATCAAACTGGTATACCAGTTTTTCTCATTCTTCATGGCAGTCAGAAATGAACTGGGTTACTTGGGCGCCTTATTTAGTAGATTCAATGTTTTGTTGGCTTTTACCGTGATAAAAGCATGTGATAGGTTATGCGCAAATGTGAAAAGCATATCAATTTTTTCAGTCCTTCTTCTACCGTTATTGACGGCTGTGGCTGTGTTCTGCGTCCAGAAAAAGCCAGCATTTCCTAAGAAGGAgtcaagtgagagagaagaggatgATGACAGATGCGTACTAGTTAAATGCTTTCGAGAAATGTTTCGGACCATGAAGAGGTTGAATAAAACTCAACATGTTATTCAGCCTCTTCATGGTCCGAAACATTTCTCGAAAGCATTTAACTAG
- the LOC112743057 gene encoding putative sucrose transport protein SUC6: MLSILEEVFSKGVPNVFGESNSKKSYGGANGTCKHKRTVPPPEFTALTRWIPTAMEATKTYFHTEIGSAGVEPDSVGELMAIEEEESGSTPAEPISVWKLVLVASIAVGIHLVNAVQIARLIPIYVEFGIPDKWTYLVWLVGAVSSSVFHPLLSYYSNTCKLGWRHHPFMFVGAVGATIPFWTIGFAKDIGYAFGDNLSEYTQYRALIIFGIELWMLEISINMIDARCRDFLGDLASRDQPKNRLAYRFFSFIMAVRNELGYLAALFSRFDVMLAFTMTKACDRFCANSQSFFYRY; the protein is encoded by the exons ATGCTGAGTATACTCGAAGAGGTTTTCTCCAAAGGCGTACCCAATGTCTTTGGCGAATCCAATAGTAAAAAAAGCTATGGTGGCGCCAACGGCACCTGCAAACATAAAAGGACGGTGCCGCCACCCGAGTTTACAG CGTTGACAAGGTGGATCCCAACAGCGATGGAGGCCACCAAAACATACTTCCACACTGAGATTGGCTCCGCCGGTGTGGAGCCTGATTCTGTCGGTGAACTCATGGCTATCGAAGAAGAAG AATCAGGCTCCACACCGGCGGAGCCAATCTCAGTATGGAAGCTGGTTTTGGTGGCCTCCATCGCTGTCGGGATCCACCTTGTCAACGCTGTCCAGATAGCAAGGCTAATACCAATATATGTGGAGTTCGGAATACCAGATAAATGGACTTATTTAGTGTGGCTCGTCGGTGCCGTTTCTAGCTCTGTTTTCCATCCCTTACTTAGTTATTACAGCAACACCTGTAAACTCGGGTGGCGGCACCATCCTTTTATGTTTGTGGGTGCCGTTGGCGCCACCATACCTTTTTGGACAATTGGATTCGCCAAAGACATTGGGTATGCCTTTGGAGACAACCTCTCCGAGTATACTCAGTATCGCGCCTTAATCATTTTTGGGATCGAATTGTGGATGTTGGAGATTTCGATCAACATGATCGATGCCCGCTGCAGAGACTTCCTTGGTGATCTTGCCAGCAGAGACCAACCAAAGAACAGACTGGCATACCGGTTCTTCTCATTCATCATGGCAGTTAGAAATGAACTGGGTTACTTGGCCGCATTATTTAGTAGATTCGATGTTATGTTGGCATTCACCATGACAAAAGCATGTGATAGGTTCTGTGCAAATTCTCAATCTTTCTTCTACCGTTATTGA
- the LOC140178696 gene encoding sucrose transport protein SUC9-like: MLEISINMIDVRCRDFLDDLASRDQPKIRLAYQFFSFFMAVINELGYLATLFSRFDVLLAFTVTKACDRFCANMKSISIFSIFLLPLLTAVAVFCVQKKPALPEEESSEREKDDDRCALVKCFEKCFGP; the protein is encoded by the coding sequence ATGTTGGAAATTTCGATCAACATGATCGATGTCCGGTGCAGAGACTTCCTGGATGATCTTGCCAGCAGAGACCAACCAAAGATCAGACTGGCATACCAATTCTTCTCATTCTTCATGGCAGTCATAAACGAACTGGGTTACTTGGCCACCTTATTTAGCAGATTCGATGTTTTGTTGGCATTCACCGTGACAAAAGCTTGTGATAGGTTCTGCGCAAATATGAAAAGCATATCAATTTTCTCAATCTTTCTTCTACCGTTATTGACGGCTGTGGCTGTGTTCTGCGTCCAGAAAAAGCCAGCATTACCTGAGGAGGAGTCAAGTGAGAGAGAAAAGGATGATGACAGATGCGCACTAGTTAAATGCTTCGAGAAATGTTTCGGACCATAA
- the LOC140178697 gene encoding sucrose transport protein SUC9-like: MIDARCRDFRHDLASRDQPKIKLVYQFFSFFMAVRNELGYLGALFSRFNVLLAFTVIKACDRLCANVKSISIFSVLLLPLLTAVAVFCVQKKPAFPEKESSEREEDDDRCVLVKCFREMFRTMKRLNKTQHVIQPLHGPKHFSKAFN; encoded by the coding sequence ATGATTGATGCCCGCTGCAGAGACTTCCGGCATGATCTTGCCAGCAGAGACCAACCAAAGATCAAACTGGTATACCAGTTTTTCTCATTCTTCATGGCAGTCAGAAATGAACTGGGTTACTTGGGCGCCTTATTTAGTAGATTCAATGTTTTGTTGGCTTTTACCGTGATAAAAGCATGTGATAGGTTATGCGCAAATGTGAAAAGCATATCAATTTTTTCAGTCCTTCTTCTACCGTTATTGACGGCTGTGGCTGTGTTCTGCGTCCAGAAAAAGCCAGCATTTCCTGAGAAGGAgtcaagtgagagagaagaggatgATGACAGATGCGTACTAGTTAAATGCTTTCGAGAAATGTTTCGGACCATGAAGAGGTTGAATAAAACTCAACATGTTATTCAGCCTCTTCATGGTCCGAAACATTTCTCGAAAGCATTTAACTAG
- the LOC112743058 gene encoding putative sucrose transport protein SUC6 has translation MWKLVLVASIAVGIHLVNAVQIAWLIPIYVEFGISDKWTSLVWHVGAVSSSVFHPFLSYYSNTCKLGWRHHPFMFAGAVGATISFWTIGFAKDIRYAFGDNLCEYTQYRALIIFGIGLWMLEILIKMIDARYRDLLDDLASRDQSKNRLAYQFFSFIMAVRTELG, from the coding sequence ATGTGGAAGCTGGTTTTGGTGGCCTCCATCGCTGTCGGAATCCACCTTGTCAACGCTGTCCAGATAGCATGGCTAATACCAATCTATGTGGAGTTCGGAATATCGGATAAATGGACCTCTTTGGTGTGGCACGTCGGCGCCGTTTCTAGCTCTGTTTTTCATCCCTTCCTTAGTTATTACAGCAACACCTGTAAACTTGGGTGGCGGCATCATCCTTTTATGTTTGCGGGTGCCGTTGGCGCCACCATATCTTTTTGGACAATTGGATTCGCCAAAGACATTAGGTACGCCTTTGGAGACAACCTCTGCGAGTATACTCAGTATCGCGCCTTAATCATTTTTGGGATCGGATTGTGGATGTTGGAGATTTTGATCAAAATGATCGATGCTCGCTACAGAGACCTCCTTGATGATCTTGCCAGCAGAGACCAATCAAAGAACAGACTGGCATACCAGTTCTTCTCATTCATCATGGCAGTCAGAACTGAACTGGGTTAA
- the LOC112743059 gene encoding sucrose transport protein SUC1-like, which produces MEATKISFHTEIGSAGVEPDSVSELMAIEEEGSTLAEPISVWKLVLVASITVRIHLVNAVQIARLIPIYVEFGIPDKWTSLVWLVSAVSSSVFHPFLSYNNNTCKLKWRHHPFMFAGAVGATIAFLTIGFAKDIGYTFGDNLFEYTQYRTLIIFGIGLWMLEILINMIDVRCRDFLDDIACRNQPKIRLAYQFFSLIMAVRNELGYLAALFSRFDVMLAFTLTKACDRFCANAKNISIFSILLLPLLTAVALFYVQNKLALPEEDSSMREEEDDRCGLVKCFRKMFRTMKSLNNMLGFIQPLHGTKHFSKEFN; this is translated from the exons ATGGAGGCCACCAAAATAAGCTTCCACACTGAGATTGGCTCCGCCGGTGTAGAGCCTGATTCTGTCAGTGAACTCATGGCTATCGAAGAAGAAG GCTCCACACTGGCGGAGCCAATCTCAGTATGGAAGCTAGTTTTGGTGGCCTCCATCACTGTTAGGATCCACCTTGTCAACGCTGTCCAGATAGCAAGACTAATACCAATATATGTGGAGTTCGGAATACCGGATAAATGGACCTCTTTGGTGTGGCTCGTCAGTGCCGTTTCTAGCTCTGTTTTCCATCCCTTTCTTAGTTATAACAACAACACCTGTAAACTCAAGTGGCGGCACCATCCTTTTATGTTTGCCGGTGCCGTTGGCGCCACCATAGCTTTTTTGACGATTGGATTCGCCAAAGACATTGGGTACACCTTTGGAGACAACCTTTTCGAGTATACTCAGTATCGCACCTTAATCATTTTTGGGATCGGATTGTGGATGTTGGAGATTTTGATCAACATGATCGATGTCCGCTGCAGAGACTTCCTTGATGATATTGCCTGCAGAAACCAACCAAAGATCAGACTAGCATACCAGTTCTTCTCATTAATCATGGCAGTCAGAAATGAACTGGGTTACTTGGCCGCATTATTTAGTAGATTCGATGTTATGTTGGCATTCACCTTGACAAAAGCATGTGATAGGTTCTGCGCAAATGcgaaaaatatatcaattttctCAATCCTTCTTCTACCGTTATTGACGGCTGTGGCTCTATTCTACGTCCAGAACAAGCTAGCATTACCTGAGGAGGATTCAAGTATGAGGGAAGAGGAAGATGACAGATGCGGACTAGTTAAATGTTTCCGAAAAATGTTTCGGACCATGAAGAGCCTGAATAACATGTTGGGTTTTATTCAACCTCTTCATGGTACGAAACATTTCTCGAAAGAATTTAACTAG